The Punica granatum isolate Tunisia-2019 chromosome 4, ASM765513v2, whole genome shotgun sequence sequence TAATGATCCGGTATGTGTCGAATAAAAACctcataaaatgataatttctatgaaggacttactTTGCTTCTCATTGATggaacttttattttcccaGAATGTATGAAGGACTACTTTTAGGGCTAAATACCCCGGGGTGATCAATAGCAAATTAGTATCGTGAGGAAAAGGCGAAAAGAACCTCCATCGGGTAGTGAAATAAAATACGAAATCGTAAGCTCCTGAGCAATGAGTCTCTAGGGCTTTGACTGTGTACCTATTTTAATATCAGCCGGGGACTCATAGACAGTGGCTCAAGGGTATCACGGCAAATTAAACTCCTAGTAAACAAATTTTACTCATAGTGCAGTGGTTGCAATCTATTGGAACATATTGGAACCAAGCTCATGTCGAATCTCAAATATGATTAGTATTCATAAGTAAAATGAAAATACTCGTGGAATTAcctttaaagaaaaaaaagagtgaagaTACTCATGATCTCaccgaataagtaaaattaGCATGTCACCTTTATAGAAAGagtcatataaaaaaaataaaaaaaccaaTGTTCCGATATGATATTCTTGCAAGTTCAcgtttgttgttttttttttttccccccggAGTATCTATGTTGGTTTATTCACGGAAAAAAATGCTATTTTGTCGTTGTACCCCTTTAATCCCTCCCAAAGATGATTCGTTGTATTATGGGAAGCTGGTCATAACCATTTGATTTTCTCCCGAGGTTATGTTAGCAAAGAGATATGTAAAGAGGACACAATTCAGAATTTCAGATCTTTTTGCAAGGACATTATCCGAAAGGAATGGAGCTTAATGAGGttcttcattaatttctcCACCAAACCCAAATTTCCATCATCAACTGCATCCTCGAGGTAAGACGTGACACAAAGCGATTGTCgttaataacaacaacaaacGAATTCTCATTCGAAGAAACAAATTATTAGGCTGTATCCTTGaaaccaatttttttttttttttacttactAACTCAGTCAATAAACCAATGCTCGTGATTTAtctgatatttttaattactaaCACTAGAAATACCGTAAAGTTTTATCCTTGATCAATTTTTACAATcggattttttattttctaaatgaaCGATCGAGAAATAGACTGGGGGAAGTGGTGTAGCTACTTTTGGACTCgatacaactttttttttcgattataatagGTGGATCAAGACCtaatataaagaaatagaaagaaaatctaaataaaaggGCACATGTAGTCCCACCGATGAGAATTAAAAGTTATCAGATGAGGATATTAGTCACTGCACTACACCTCCTTCCTGGACTCGATATAACTTTAAAATGCAATGGTAACTCATCCGTGACATGGAAGCATTTGGCATGAAGCCGTGAACTCATGTCCCCATCACGCCATCTCCCACATGCCCCAaacaaaatgagaaaaaagaaaaacatcatccaaattcccaaaaaaaaaaaaaaccttctCATAGACAATTAAACCAAGGAGGAAGCAGAGACACAGAGAcacagacacacacacacacactctgTTTCTCTCGCCACTGCgtttccctttctctctctaacacACTCGAATACTCACTGCCCACTTGCccactcctcctcctcctcctcctccccccccTGTCCCCTCCAAAATATATTCACCCAACTCgtctccttcttcctcctcactCCTtccctccttcttcttctccttctctctctaacAATGCTTCGCTCTTCTTCATCctccgtcttcttcttcttcttcttcttcttcttcttctgggTCGTGGTGGTTTCTCGTTTGTTGTGCCCTGCCGTTTGTCTGACCCAGGAGGGGCTCTACCTCCACTCCGTGAAGCTCGCCCTCTCCGACCCGTCCTCCTCCCTCTCCTCATGGGACCCACTTGATGCCACCCCCTGCAACTGGGTCGGCGTCATTTGCGACCACACCTCCTCCGTCACCGCCCTCGACCTCTCCAGCCTCAACCTCGCCGGGCCCCTCTCCGCCGTCTCCCCTCTCCTCTGCCGCCTCCCCTCTCTTtccttcctctccctctccaaCAACTCCGTCAACTCTTCCCTCCCCTCCGACCTCTCCTCCTGCCGCCGCCTCTCCCACCTCGACGTCTCCCAGAACCTCCTCACCGGCTCCCTCCCCTCCTCCCTCGCCGACCTTCCCTCCCTCCGCTACCTCGACCTCACCGGAAACAACTTCTCCGGCGACATCCCCGACTCATTCGGCCGCTTCCAGTCCCTCGAGGTCCTCTCCCTCGTCTACAACCTCTTCGACGGCGTCATCCCCCCCTTCCTCGGCAACATTTCCACCCTCAAGATGCTCAATCTCTCCTACAACCCCTTCACCCCCGCTCGGATCCCGCCGGAGCTCGGCAACCTCACCAACCTCGAGGTCCTCTGGCTCACCGAATGCTCCCTGACCGGCCACATTCCTGACTCCCTCGGCAAACTCAGTAAGCTCGCCGACTTGGACCTCGCCTTCAACTATCTGGACGGTCCGCTGCCGAGTTCGCTCGCTGGGCTGGCCAGCGTCGTCCAGATCGAGCTCTACAACAACTCTCTCACCGGAGAGCTCCCAAAGGGGCTCGGGAACCTCACTCGGCTCCGACTCCTCGACGCCTCGATGAACCACTTGACGGGCCCCGTCCCGGACGAGTTGACTCGGCTCCCGCTCGAATCTCTGAACCTCTACGATAACGCGTTCACCGGCGAGTTGCCGGAGAGCATCGCCGACTCCCCCAACCTCTACGAGCTCAGGCTGTTCAAGAACAAGCTCACCGGCGAGCTCCCCAAGACTTTAGGCAAGAACTCTCCCCTGCGGTGGATTGACGTGTCGAGCAACAAATTTTCCGGCCAAATCCCGTCCACCCTGTGCGACAGTGGCGAACTAGAGGAGGTTCTGATGATTGAGAACTCATTTTCGGGTCCGATCCCGGTGAGTTTAGGGAATTGCCGGAGTCTGTACCGGATCCGCCTTGGCTACAATCAGCTCTCCGGGGAGATCCCAAGCTCGATTTGGGGGCTGCCCCATGTGTCCTTACTTGAGGTCGTCGATAACTCGCTCTCTGGTCCAATCGGGGAGAGTATAGTCGGTGCTCGTAATCTCTCGAGCTTGATTTTATCCAGGAACAGCTTTAGCGGGTCAATCCCGAGTGGGATTGGGAGTTTACCTAACCTCGTTGATTTCTTAGCTAGTGATAATAAGCTCAGTGGGTCTCTGCCTGAAAGTATTGCGAATCTGGGGCAGTTGGGGAGGCTTGATCTTCAC is a genomic window containing:
- the LOC116203972 gene encoding receptor-like protein kinase HSL1 gives rise to the protein MLRSSSSSVFFFFFFFFFFWVVVVSRLLCPAVCLTQEGLYLHSVKLALSDPSSSLSSWDPLDATPCNWVGVICDHTSSVTALDLSSLNLAGPLSAVSPLLCRLPSLSFLSLSNNSVNSSLPSDLSSCRRLSHLDVSQNLLTGSLPSSLADLPSLRYLDLTGNNFSGDIPDSFGRFQSLEVLSLVYNLFDGVIPPFLGNISTLKMLNLSYNPFTPARIPPELGNLTNLEVLWLTECSLTGHIPDSLGKLSKLADLDLAFNYLDGPLPSSLAGLASVVQIELYNNSLTGELPKGLGNLTRLRLLDASMNHLTGPVPDELTRLPLESLNLYDNAFTGELPESIADSPNLYELRLFKNKLTGELPKTLGKNSPLRWIDVSSNKFSGQIPSTLCDSGELEEVLMIENSFSGPIPVSLGNCRSLYRIRLGYNQLSGEIPSSIWGLPHVSLLEVVDNSLSGPIGESIVGARNLSSLILSRNSFSGSIPSGIGSLPNLVDFLASDNKLSGSLPESIANLGQLGRLDLHNNALTGELPSGIGNWKKLNELNLAHNSLLGSIPLEMGSLSVLNYLDLSDNRLSGKIPIELQNLKLNQLNLSYNRLTGDLPPLFGKEVYRNSFAGNPGLCGDLEGLCDSRNEVKKQGYVWMLRSIFILAGLVFILGVAWFYMKYRNYKNDRRAIDKSKWMLMSFHKLDFSEDEILDCLDEDNVIGTGSSGKVYKVVLGNGEAVAVKKLWGRIRKESGTNGGDLEKGGCNLPDDGFDAEVQTLGKIRHKNIVKLWCCCTTRDTKLLVYEYMPNGSLGDLLHSSKGGLLDWPTRYRIAVDAAEGLSYLHHDCVPPIVHRDVKSNNILLDGEFGARVADFGVAKVVDSTGKGLKSMSVIAGSCGYIAPEYAYTLRVNEKSDIYSFGVVLLELVTGRLPVDPEFGEKDLVKWVCVTLDQKGVDHVIDPKLDSCFKEEICKVVNVGLQCTSPLPINRPSMRRVVKLLQEVSSDNPLKKTTKDGKLTPYYYEDASDQGSVA